Proteins from a genomic interval of Piscinibacter sp. HJYY11:
- a CDS encoding VOC family protein — MSDLLLDPVRAREPVQASFSDEHNPLGLNGIEFVEYATSAPQALGQVLEMMGFRPVARHRSREVMLYRQGGLNLIVNAHPVAGTEAPSTAPATPTISAIALRVRNANEVHRHVLERGGWDAPTHPRAMELNIPAIHGVGGSRIHFVDRYREFSIYDVDFVPIPSVESKPAGIPGLHFFGVVQYIGFGRSADWIEFYAELLGTTLIPDEQRFGILPAGKLLQAPATEPANGFMLQLVEPPLDAVSPAEQFQRIGLGVPDVLAAVRTLRALGMEFVETDAAHTERRGALTKTYLGGVAFELVQSGAAP; from the coding sequence ATGAGCGACCTGCTTCTGGACCCCGTTCGTGCACGCGAGCCCGTGCAGGCCTCGTTCAGCGACGAGCACAATCCGCTCGGGCTGAACGGCATCGAGTTCGTCGAATACGCCACCTCCGCGCCGCAGGCCCTGGGCCAGGTGCTGGAGATGATGGGCTTCCGCCCGGTGGCACGCCACCGCTCGCGCGAGGTGATGCTGTACCGCCAGGGCGGCCTCAACCTCATCGTCAACGCGCACCCGGTGGCCGGCACCGAGGCACCTTCCACCGCACCGGCCACGCCCACCATCAGCGCCATCGCCCTGCGCGTGCGCAATGCCAACGAGGTGCACCGCCACGTGCTCGAGCGCGGCGGCTGGGACGCGCCCACCCATCCGCGCGCGATGGAGCTCAACATTCCCGCCATCCACGGCGTGGGCGGCAGCCGCATACACTTCGTCGACCGCTACCGCGAGTTCTCGATCTACGACGTGGACTTCGTGCCCATCCCGTCGGTCGAGTCGAAGCCGGCCGGCATCCCGGGCCTGCACTTCTTCGGCGTCGTGCAGTACATCGGCTTCGGGCGCAGCGCCGACTGGATCGAGTTCTACGCCGAGCTGCTGGGCACCACGCTGATCCCTGACGAGCAGCGCTTCGGCATCCTGCCGGCGGGCAAGCTGCTGCAGGCACCGGCCACCGAGCCGGCCAACGGCTTCATGCTGCAACTGGTGGAGCCGCCGCTCGATGCGGTGTCGCCGGCCGAGCAGTTCCAGCGCATCGGCCTCGGCGTGCCCGACGTGCTGGCCGCGGTGCGCACGCTGCGCGCCCTCGGCATGGAGTTCGTGGAGACCGACGCCGCGCACACCGAGCGGCGCGGTGCGCTCACGAAGACCTACCTCGGTGGCGTGGCCTTCGAGCTCGTGCAAAGCGGGGCCGCGCCATGA
- a CDS encoding TRAP transporter substrate-binding protein, with the protein MKRLFLQSLVALAAVASLGAAHAQTRTIKFANQNAKGHPIVLGMEKFAELVEAKSAGKLKVNIFPGGALGSDQANVSALQGGTLEMASMNSGIFASIVKDFAVYDFPFLFSNPKEVAAVVDGAVGQQLHAKLEEKGLVGLAYYELGFRQLTNSKRPVTKVDDIAGLKLRVIPNPINIDWVTALGANPTPLPFPELYAALEQKAVDGQENPVATIQGGKFFEVQKYMTLTNHQYNPQSVVVSKKFWDSLSAAEQKIVRDAATESARFQREQSRSAAAGILDALKKAGMQVSELPPAEMAKLRDKMKPVIAKHTASVGEATVKAVLADIEAARK; encoded by the coding sequence ATGAAACGCCTCTTCCTCCAAAGCCTCGTCGCCCTCGCCGCCGTGGCGAGCCTCGGTGCTGCCCACGCGCAGACGCGCACCATCAAGTTCGCCAACCAGAACGCGAAGGGCCATCCCATCGTGCTCGGCATGGAGAAGTTCGCCGAGCTCGTGGAAGCGAAATCGGCCGGCAAGCTCAAGGTCAACATCTTCCCCGGCGGCGCACTCGGCAGCGACCAGGCCAACGTTTCCGCCCTGCAAGGCGGCACGCTGGAGATGGCCTCGATGAACTCGGGCATCTTCGCAAGCATCGTCAAGGACTTTGCGGTCTACGACTTCCCCTTCCTCTTCTCGAACCCGAAGGAAGTGGCGGCCGTCGTCGACGGCGCGGTGGGCCAGCAGCTGCACGCCAAGCTGGAAGAGAAAGGCCTGGTCGGGCTTGCGTACTACGAACTGGGCTTCCGCCAGCTCACCAACAGCAAGCGCCCGGTCACCAAGGTCGACGACATCGCGGGCCTGAAGCTGCGCGTGATCCCCAACCCGATCAACATCGACTGGGTGACCGCGCTCGGCGCCAACCCCACGCCGCTGCCGTTCCCCGAGCTCTATGCCGCACTCGAGCAGAAGGCGGTCGACGGGCAGGAGAACCCGGTCGCCACCATCCAGGGCGGCAAGTTCTTCGAGGTGCAGAAGTACATGACGCTCACCAACCACCAGTACAACCCGCAGTCGGTGGTGGTGAGCAAGAAGTTCTGGGACTCGCTCTCGGCGGCCGAACAGAAGATCGTGCGCGATGCGGCGACCGAGTCGGCCAGGTTCCAGCGTGAGCAGTCGCGATCGGCCGCGGCCGGCATCCTCGACGCGCTGAAGAAAGCCGGCATGCAGGTGAGCGAGCTGCCGCCCGCCGAGATGGCCAAGCTGCGCGACAAGATGAAGCCCGTGATCGCCAAGCACACCGCGAGCGTGGGCGAAGCGACGGTGAAGGCCGTGCTGGCCGACATCGAGGCGGCGCGGAAGTAA
- a CDS encoding DUF4034 domain-containing protein — protein MPVFDRSAYPRRYRLESTWRALLGLFSLALLAAAAGLIAFQHLGPGLKSLPPEVGTVLTIGCAALALFGLKGLVGVATHEVVLTADAIDVRGLWATRSIECTQIAGWRRTHSGLKLVLQAGRSVPLSSRLERDDAFDAWLLRFPDLDLQDRMAARKVVQHDRAWGATPDERLTRAARHATATRVAVFVLSALTMASLLSHRHLDWPLFAVAAVPLLVLLVATLSRRRIRIDVSPHDLRPSLYPLLAVASVVLAARQGMEVEMQQWIEVVLPALAAGAVLGAWAWSAAADGTPGAQRWAALPFVCLYAGALLVMLNVHLDHAPATASEPSVVTFKRWSGERWRTFTLKLDPVTAKGKARQVHVPLTAFNNVSPGETVCVLERSGRLGWAWTEVRPCALSPTDAIRRALALAAYAPERRGPLLQLLIAQRYDELDAHLGRLQQRFEQREIDSVELLAAYRNFYDPNPELDALFDAWIASFPSSYPAYLARGVHRRFQAERLHGAGFEQWVSPRDNVEQVTDQQIADLEHSTRLTAKPLLSFLHMMDAARYRQQREELRRLLDRGLKVDPGSLALTRKYLAMLGNDLPAIAAFVDECEKAGMPDNTLRTLRAIQLTRRAWALQRQKDQDGALALFREAESLKPYAEDMALAQLEAARIHTQRKQFDIALPLLESSAVAAPDNSSVHAHMAHVLWQVGRQKESLIATRQAAELGAVRSQAYLGEQLLKGELMPRDEAEAARWLQRAASGGDQGARTLLRDNPQLRDARSQP, from the coding sequence TCGGCCTGAAAGGGCTGGTCGGGGTGGCCACGCACGAGGTCGTCCTGACCGCCGACGCGATCGACGTGCGCGGCCTGTGGGCGACGCGCAGCATCGAGTGCACGCAGATCGCCGGCTGGCGCCGCACCCACAGCGGCCTCAAGCTGGTGCTGCAGGCCGGACGCAGCGTGCCGCTGAGCAGCCGACTGGAGCGCGACGACGCCTTCGATGCCTGGCTGCTGCGGTTCCCTGACCTGGACCTGCAAGACCGCATGGCCGCCCGGAAAGTCGTGCAGCACGATCGCGCATGGGGCGCCACCCCCGATGAGCGTCTCACGCGCGCGGCGCGTCATGCGACGGCGACCCGTGTCGCGGTGTTCGTGCTCTCGGCCTTGACCATGGCCTCGCTCCTCAGTCACCGCCACCTCGACTGGCCGCTGTTTGCCGTGGCCGCCGTACCGCTGCTCGTGCTGCTGGTCGCCACGCTGTCACGCCGGCGAATTCGCATCGACGTCTCACCGCACGACCTGCGCCCGAGCCTCTACCCGTTGCTGGCGGTGGCCAGCGTGGTACTCGCCGCGCGGCAGGGCATGGAGGTCGAGATGCAGCAGTGGATCGAGGTGGTGCTGCCCGCCCTTGCAGCCGGCGCCGTGCTGGGCGCCTGGGCCTGGTCCGCCGCAGCCGATGGCACACCGGGTGCGCAGCGGTGGGCCGCCCTCCCCTTCGTGTGCCTCTACGCGGGCGCGCTGCTCGTGATGCTCAATGTGCACCTGGACCACGCACCCGCGACCGCATCCGAACCCTCGGTGGTGACCTTCAAGCGCTGGAGCGGCGAACGCTGGCGCACCTTCACGCTGAAGCTCGACCCGGTCACTGCCAAGGGGAAAGCGCGTCAGGTCCACGTCCCGCTCACCGCCTTCAACAACGTGAGCCCGGGTGAAACGGTCTGCGTGCTCGAACGCAGCGGCCGCCTGGGCTGGGCCTGGACCGAGGTGCGCCCCTGTGCCTTGAGCCCCACGGATGCCATTCGCAGAGCGCTCGCACTCGCCGCCTACGCCCCCGAACGCCGGGGGCCGCTGCTGCAGTTGCTGATCGCGCAGCGCTACGACGAGCTTGATGCCCACCTCGGCCGCCTGCAGCAACGCTTCGAGCAGCGCGAGATCGACTCGGTCGAACTCCTGGCCGCCTATCGCAACTTCTATGACCCCAACCCGGAGCTCGATGCGCTGTTCGACGCGTGGATCGCGAGTTTCCCCTCGTCGTACCCCGCCTACCTCGCGCGCGGCGTGCATCGCAGGTTCCAGGCCGAGCGCCTGCATGGCGCGGGCTTCGAGCAATGGGTTTCGCCGCGCGACAACGTCGAGCAGGTGACCGACCAGCAGATCGCCGACCTGGAGCACTCGACCCGGCTCACGGCCAAGCCCTTGCTGTCTTTCCTGCACATGATGGACGCCGCCCGCTACAGACAGCAGCGCGAGGAACTGCGACGGTTGCTGGACCGGGGCCTGAAGGTGGACCCCGGCAGCCTCGCGCTGACGCGCAAATACCTCGCGATGCTCGGGAACGATCTCCCGGCCATCGCCGCCTTCGTCGACGAATGCGAGAAGGCCGGCATGCCGGACAACACGCTTCGCACCTTGCGCGCCATCCAACTCACGCGGCGTGCGTGGGCCCTTCAGCGTCAGAAGGACCAGGACGGTGCGCTGGCGCTCTTCCGCGAGGCCGAGTCGCTCAAGCCCTATGCCGAAGACATGGCCCTGGCCCAGCTTGAAGCGGCGCGCATCCACACGCAGCGCAAGCAGTTCGACATCGCCCTGCCCTTGCTGGAAAGCTCGGCGGTGGCCGCTCCGGACAACAGCTCGGTGCATGCCCACATGGCGCACGTGCTGTGGCAAGTCGGGCGCCAGAAAGAGTCACTCATCGCCACGCGGCAGGCGGCCGAACTGGGGGCCGTGCGATCGCAGGCCTACCTGGGTGAGCAGTTGCTCAAGGGCGAATTGATGCCGCGTGACGAAGCGGAAGCCGCGCGCTGGCTACAACGCGCGGCTTCCGGCGGTGACCAGGGTGCGAGAACCTTGCTGCGCGACAACCCGCAGTTGCGCGACGCGCGTTCGCAGCCCTGA
- a CDS encoding shikimate dehydrogenase, whose product MIDGSTEVIAHLGYPTHAFKAPLVYNPYFESAGINAVVVPMGCRPEAFASTLKGLFQLENLRGALITMPHKVSVVELLDEATASVRVAGACNAVKRGADGRLIGDQFDGTGFVRGIERKGLRLAGARALVVGCGGVGSAIAASLAAAKVAHIALFDLNPASADELAQRLHAHFGAVEVSTGRHDPEGFDLVVNATPLGMNAGDPLPVDASRLAPGTFVGEVVMRTEMTAFLQAAQARGCRVQVGSDMLFEMIPPYLEFFGFPTTTPEHLRSLARLQY is encoded by the coding sequence GTGATCGACGGCAGCACCGAGGTCATCGCGCACCTCGGCTACCCCACCCACGCCTTCAAGGCGCCGCTCGTCTACAACCCCTATTTCGAATCGGCCGGCATCAACGCGGTGGTCGTGCCGATGGGGTGCCGGCCCGAAGCCTTCGCGTCCACGCTCAAGGGCCTCTTCCAGTTGGAGAACCTGCGCGGCGCGCTGATCACGATGCCGCACAAGGTCAGCGTGGTCGAGCTGCTCGACGAGGCGACCGCCAGCGTGCGCGTGGCCGGTGCGTGCAATGCGGTCAAGCGCGGGGCCGATGGCCGTCTCATCGGCGACCAGTTCGACGGCACGGGCTTCGTGCGCGGCATCGAGCGCAAGGGACTGCGTCTCGCTGGCGCACGGGCGCTGGTGGTGGGATGCGGTGGCGTGGGCTCGGCCATCGCGGCCTCGCTTGCGGCGGCGAAGGTGGCGCACATCGCGCTGTTCGACCTCAACCCCGCCTCGGCCGACGAGCTGGCACAACGCCTGCACGCGCACTTCGGCGCGGTCGAGGTGAGCACCGGCCGCCACGACCCGGAGGGCTTCGACCTGGTCGTCAACGCCACGCCGCTGGGCATGAACGCGGGTGATCCGTTGCCCGTGGATGCGTCGCGCCTCGCGCCCGGCACCTTCGTCGGCGAGGTGGTGATGAGGACCGAGATGACCGCGTTTCTCCAGGCCGCGCAGGCACGCGGCTGCCGGGTGCAGGTGGGCAGCGACATGCTGTTCGAGATGATCCCGCCGTACCTGGAGTTCTTCGGCTTTCCGACGACGACGCCTGAGCACCTCAGGTCGCTCGCGCGTCTGCAGTACTAG
- a CDS encoding porin, producing the protein MNARFLKPVALAAAMLASGGAHAQSSVTLYGLLDLGLNHYKPGSASGGASVWRLNDGVVNGLNGSRWGIRVSEDLGGGLKANAVAESGLNADTGALGQGGLAFGRQVFVGLSQASLGELRLGRQYILSDSVMGMTNPYGNASVANPGTASTNVGRNLPFWLNAPRANNVIQLATPNLGGFVGTLQVAPGEGTADRFHGVRAGYGAGAFNIAASYEWNESRATGADTNKSLTVGANYNFGVLKLLGGIQMNTDLALGAGNGAFIGSNLIVTGPGGSFTADEINGYTLGVQVPVGQLTLGANYTGVKYENAAGSNATLGKAAVMGWYALSKSTFLYSGLSFSTGDLKDHISENRVFQLGLRMAW; encoded by the coding sequence ATGAACGCACGTTTCCTCAAACCCGTGGCGCTGGCCGCGGCAATGCTCGCCTCGGGCGGTGCCCACGCGCAATCGAGCGTCACGCTCTACGGCCTGCTCGACCTCGGCCTCAACCACTACAAGCCCGGCAGCGCCTCGGGCGGCGCGAGCGTGTGGCGCCTCAACGATGGCGTGGTCAACGGCCTCAACGGCTCGCGCTGGGGCATCCGCGTCAGCGAAGACCTGGGCGGCGGCCTGAAGGCCAACGCCGTGGCCGAGAGCGGCCTCAACGCCGACACCGGCGCCTTGGGGCAGGGGGGTCTCGCCTTCGGCCGCCAGGTGTTCGTCGGCCTGTCGCAGGCGTCGCTCGGCGAGCTGCGCCTGGGCCGCCAGTACATCCTCTCCGACTCGGTGATGGGCATGACCAACCCCTACGGCAACGCCTCGGTGGCCAACCCCGGCACGGCCAGCACCAACGTCGGCCGCAACCTGCCCTTCTGGCTGAACGCGCCACGCGCCAACAACGTGATCCAGCTCGCCACGCCCAACCTCGGCGGCTTCGTCGGCACGCTGCAGGTGGCGCCGGGCGAAGGCACCGCCGATCGCTTCCACGGCGTGCGGGCCGGCTATGGCGCGGGCGCGTTCAACATCGCCGCGTCCTACGAGTGGAACGAATCGCGCGCCACGGGCGCCGACACCAACAAGTCGCTCACGGTCGGCGCCAACTACAACTTCGGCGTGCTGAAGCTGCTCGGCGGCATCCAGATGAACACCGACCTCGCGCTCGGGGCCGGCAACGGTGCCTTCATCGGCAGCAACCTCATCGTCACCGGCCCCGGCGGCAGCTTCACCGCCGACGAGATCAACGGCTACACCCTCGGCGTGCAGGTGCCGGTCGGCCAGCTCACGCTGGGCGCCAACTACACCGGCGTGAAGTACGAGAACGCCGCCGGCAGCAACGCCACCCTGGGCAAGGCCGCGGTGATGGGCTGGTATGCGCTGTCGAAGAGCACCTTCCTGTACTCGGGCCTGTCGTTCTCGACCGGGGACCTGAAGGACCACATCAGCGAGAACCGGGTGTTCCAGCTCGGCCTGCGCATGGCTTGGTAA
- a CDS encoding sugar phosphate isomerase/epimerase: MTPVFGFGMDTISLAGPLEAKLEAMCAAGFDQVMLKANDLVGHPQGWRAAVAAVKASGMRGTGFQVLRDFEGLSGHLHHYKLDIAKTMLEMCAALGCDVLLACSSTSTHASTDLDHIARDLRKLAMLAIPHGIRIAYEGLSWGRTVNEYTTAWDVVSRADCPNLGLCFDSFHALAAKTPLDAIDEIDPEKIFLVQLSDFMWQETRTFEERMATARTFRVFPGEGVHTATVVEMVRRLDALGYAGDYSFEVFNDDYVQMPLPMVCERAWRSAQWLADDVLRRAAPQPNQLRLRQAQRQG, from the coding sequence ATGACACCGGTCTTCGGCTTCGGCATGGACACCATCAGCCTGGCCGGGCCGCTGGAGGCCAAGCTCGAGGCCATGTGTGCCGCCGGCTTCGACCAGGTGATGCTGAAGGCCAACGACCTCGTCGGCCATCCGCAAGGCTGGCGTGCCGCGGTGGCGGCGGTGAAGGCGAGCGGCATGCGCGGCACCGGCTTCCAGGTGCTGCGCGACTTCGAGGGCCTGAGTGGCCACCTGCACCACTACAAGCTCGACATCGCGAAGACCATGCTCGAGATGTGCGCCGCGCTCGGCTGCGACGTGCTGCTCGCCTGTTCGTCCACGTCGACACACGCGAGCACCGACCTCGACCACATCGCGCGCGACCTGCGCAAGCTCGCGATGCTCGCCATCCCGCACGGCATCCGCATCGCCTACGAAGGCCTGTCGTGGGGCCGCACGGTCAACGAGTACACCACCGCGTGGGACGTGGTGAGCCGCGCCGACTGCCCCAACCTCGGCCTGTGCTTCGACTCCTTCCACGCGCTGGCCGCGAAGACGCCGCTCGACGCCATCGACGAGATCGACCCCGAGAAGATCTTCCTCGTGCAGCTGTCCGACTTCATGTGGCAGGAGACGCGAACCTTCGAGGAGCGCATGGCCACCGCGCGCACCTTCCGCGTGTTCCCGGGCGAGGGCGTGCACACCGCCACGGTGGTGGAGATGGTGCGGCGGCTCGATGCGCTCGGCTACGCGGGCGACTACAGCTTTGAGGTGTTCAACGACGACTACGTGCAGATGCCGCTGCCGATGGTGTGCGAACGCGCCTGGCGCTCCGCGCAGTGGCTGGCCGATGACGTGCTGAGGCGTGCCGCGCCGCAGCCCAACCAACTCCGTTTGCGGCAGGCGCAGCGGCAAGGCTAG